From a single Ascaphus truei isolate aAscTru1 chromosome 2, aAscTru1.hap1, whole genome shotgun sequence genomic region:
- the ACOT13 gene encoding acyl-coenzyme A thioesterase 13 produces MASLSASTLRVLMKALSDGPGFDRVLSKLDLVSANPGKVVCEMKVEEEHANRAGTLHGGLTATLVDIVSTAALIHTERGAPGVSVDMNITYINAAKIGESILITAQVLKQGKTLAFSTVDLTNKDTGKLIAQGRHTKHLGN; encoded by the exons ATGGCTTCCCTGTCTGCAAGCACTCTGCGGGTGCTGATGAAGGCGTTAAGCGATGGCCCGGGATTCGATCGGGTCTTGAGCAAG TTGGACCTCGTGTCTGCAAATCCTGGGAAGGTCGTTTGTGAAATGAAAGTTGAGGAAGAGCATGCAAATCGAGCAGGCACATTACATGGAGGGTTGACTGCAACCCTGGTGGATATTGTGTCCACAGCTGCCCTTATTCATACGGAGAGAGGGGCTCCAGGAGTTAGTGTGGATATGAACATCAC GTACATCAACGCTGCAAAAATCGGAGAGTCGATTCTGATCACCGCTCAAGTTTTGAAGCAAGGAAAAACCCTGGCGTTTTCTACTGTAGATTTGACTAATAAAGACACAGGGAAACTTATAGCACAAGGCAGACACACAAAGCACCTTGGAAATTAA